ATGGCTTCGCTCAAAGTAGTAAATCAGGGTATCTGTTAACGGTTAGTCAAATGCTGTTAACTAAAAACTGCCAACTTTTCCTATGACTGATCATTCAGAGCCGATTATAAAACTGGACCGGGCGGATATCTACCAGGGTGAAAGGCCAGTATTAAACGATGTGCACTTTGAGATTAATGAAGGAGAATTCGTTTATATGATCGGACGCACGGGTAGCGGCAAAAGCTCTTTGCTCAAAACGCTCTATGCTGATCTGTGGCTTCATACCGGTTCGGCCAAAGTGGCAGGGTATGAATTGCACAAGATCAAAAGAGCAGACATACCGTTCCTGCGCAGAAAGATTGGTATTGTTTTCCAGGATTTTCAGCTGTTGTCTGATCGTTGTGTTGAGGATAACCTGGCCTTTGTATTGAAAGCCACAGGCTGGACCAATCCATCCAAAATATCCAAACGGATTGCCGAAGTGTTGATGCAGGTAGGCCTGGGTACTTCCCAGAAAAGAATGCCCCATCAGCTTTCTGGCGGTGAACAGCAGCGCATCGTAATTGCACGGGCAATGTTAAACGAACCCAAAATTTTGATTGCCGATGAGCCTACGGGCAACCTTGACCCTGAGGTGGCGGACCAGATCATGCAGGTGTTCAAAACCATTAACAACGCAGGAACCGCCATTTTGATGGCCACTCACAATCACGAATTTCTCAGAAAATTCCCGGCAAGGGTATTGAAATGTGAAAACGGGAGTGTTCTGGAGGGGTAGTTTATGGAAGTTTATAAAAAACAGTTCACCGTATGCAGGTATTTTCCCTGATTACAGTGAACTGTTTTTTTATAGCTATTGGCGTTGTTGAAGGTAGTATTTGTAAACCACCTTACTGAAAACGCTTACTTCGCTTTCAGATCAATATAAGGAATGATCATCTCTTCCAGAGATACTCCGCCGTGCTGGAAAGTATCCCGGTAAAGATTCACATACTGGTTGAAGTTATTGGGATAAGCAAAGAAGTAATCCTCTTTTGTGAAAACATAGGAAGTCGATACGTGCGGTTTGGGAAGAAATATCCTTTCCGGCTTGCGGCATACCATCAGGTTTTTATCATCAAAGCCAAGGTTTTTCCCGTGTTTGTAACGGAGGTTGGTATTGGTCTCGCGGTAACCTATGATTTTCACCGGTTTCTGAACCCTGATCATACCATGGTCCGTCGTCAGAATCAGCCGGCATTTTTTTTCAGCTACTTTTTTGATGAAGTCGAGCAGTGGTGAATGCTGGAACCACGAACGGGTGAGAGAGCGGTAAGCGGCTTCGTCCGGCGCGAGCTCCTTGATCATCTGTACATCCGTCCGGGCATGGGAAAGCATATCTACAAAATTGTAGACGATCACATTCAGCTGGTTGTTGAGCAGGTTATTAAAATTATCGATCAGCGATTTTCCCTGATTGGTATTCAAAATCTTGTTGTATGACATCTTGATATTAAGATGATTCATATCCAGCTGTTTCTGAAGGAAATCCTGTTCGTGATTGTTGAGGCCTTCTTCGCCGTCCGGAGTGTTTTCATCACTTACCCACCAATGCGGATGTTTACGTTCCATTTCACTGGGCATTAACCCAGAGAAAATGGCATTTCTGGCATACCCGGTGGTGGTGGGCAGGATGGAATAATACGACGACTCTTCCTCAATATTGAAATATTCCTGAAGAATCGGCTGTATCATTTTCCACTGATCATACCTGAAATTATCTATCAGGAGAAAAAACAGCGGCTCTCCGGATCCTTTCAGGTGCGGGAATACCTTCTGTTTCATCAGCTGGTGCGACAGGATCGGCTTGTTGGAACGCGGGTCATTCAGCCATTCCTCATATTCTTCTTCAATAAATTTGCAGAAATTGGCATTGGCATCACTTTTCTGCATGCTGAATACCTCCGCCATCCCCTGGTCTTCTGAGCTCTCAAGTTCAAGTTCCCAGTAGATGAGTTTTTTATAAATATCAGCCCATTCTTCGTGCCCGATTCTGTCCTGGTACTGCATAGCCAGGTTCCGGAATTCCTGCTGATACGAAAGTGTCGTTTTTTCCGTAACCAGGCGTTTGTTGTCCAGTATTTTCTTTACAGACAGTAGTATCTGATTGGGATTAAGGGGTTTAATTAGGTAATCGTCAATCTTGGAGCCAATGGCATCTTCCATGATGTGTTCTTCTTCGCTTTTCGTAATCATGACCACGGGAAGGTTCGGCTGCTGTTGTTTGATTTGGGCCAAAGTTTCAAGCCCTGTCATTCCGGGCATCATTTCGTCGAGGAAGACAATATCAAAACGGTCGTTTTCGATTCGGTCAAGGGCATCGGCTCCGCTGTTTACCGGAGTAACGTTGTAAC
This portion of the Dyadobacter sp. CECT 9275 genome encodes:
- a CDS encoding cell division ATP-binding protein FtsE → MTDHSEPIIKLDRADIYQGERPVLNDVHFEINEGEFVYMIGRTGSGKSSLLKTLYADLWLHTGSAKVAGYELHKIKRADIPFLRRKIGIVFQDFQLLSDRCVEDNLAFVLKATGWTNPSKISKRIAEVLMQVGLGTSQKRMPHQLSGGEQQRIVIARAMLNEPKILIADEPTGNLDPEVADQIMQVFKTINNAGTAILMATHNHEFLRKFPARVLKCENGSVLEG
- the porX gene encoding T9SS response regulator signal transducer PorX — encoded protein: MQYNILWADDEIDLLKPHIMFLTNKGYNVTPVNSGADALDRIENDRFDIVFLDEMMPGMTGLETLAQIKQQQPNLPVVMITKSEEEHIMEDAIGSKIDDYLIKPLNPNQILLSVKKILDNKRLVTEKTTLSYQQEFRNLAMQYQDRIGHEEWADIYKKLIYWELELESSEDQGMAEVFSMQKSDANANFCKFIEEEYEEWLNDPRSNKPILSHQLMKQKVFPHLKGSGEPLFFLLIDNFRYDQWKMIQPILQEYFNIEEESSYYSILPTTTGYARNAIFSGLMPSEMERKHPHWWVSDENTPDGEEGLNNHEQDFLQKQLDMNHLNIKMSYNKILNTNQGKSLIDNFNNLLNNQLNVIVYNFVDMLSHARTDVQMIKELAPDEAAYRSLTRSWFQHSPLLDFIKKVAEKKCRLILTTDHGMIRVQKPVKIIGYRETNTNLRYKHGKNLGFDDKNLMVCRKPERIFLPKPHVSTSYVFTKEDYFFAYPNNFNQYVNLYRDTFQHGGVSLEEMIIPYIDLKAK